One window from the genome of Salvelinus namaycush isolate Seneca chromosome 19, SaNama_1.0, whole genome shotgun sequence encodes:
- the LOC120063953 gene encoding high-affinity choline transporter 1-like, translating into MAVHAEGIVAIVIFYLLILAVGIWAAWKNKNSGVSEGQDRSETIMVGGRDIGLFVGGFTMTATWVGGGYINGTAEYVYLPDYGLAWAQAPFGYALSLVVGGLFFAKPMRSRGYVTMLDPFQQIYGKRMGGLLFIPALMGEIFWSAAILSALGATLSVIVDIDINMSVVISALIAIFYTLVGGLYSVAYTDVVQLFCIFLGLWVSVPFALSNPAVSSISVTAKEAVYQTPWLGKIDSADTWMWIDNFCLLMLGGIPWQVYFQRVLSASSATYAQVLSFIAAAGCLVMAVPSVLIGAIGASTDWNQTTYGAIPPKEKDQSDMILPIVLQHLCPPWISFFGLGAVSAAVMSSADSSILSASSMFARNIYQLAFRQSATDREIVWVMRITIFVFGALATAMALLTGTVYGLWYLSSDLVYVIIFPQLLSVLFIKGTNTYGSVAGYVFGLLLRIGGGEPYLKLPPFIYYPGWVQQEKIHHLTGDVEYFIQQRFPFKTVSMLASFLGNVAFSYLLKYLFESGTLSHKYDFMDAVVSKHSKEIMDKTTLVSSDNIILSEMAPVKTHLSTSLAGTFTNTEALIDDEESSPESLNNDQE; encoded by the exons ATGGCCGTCCACGCTGAGGGGATCGTGGCTATAGTGATCTTCTACTTGCTTATTCTGGCCGTGGGGATATGGGCCGCGTGGAAGAACAAGAACTCTGGGGTGTCGGAGGGCCAGGACCGCAGTGAAACCATCATGGTGGGCGGGAGGGACATTGGGTTGTTCGTCGGTGGATTTACCATGACGG CTACATGGGTGGGCGGCGGCTACATCAACGGGACGGCAGAGTATGTCTACCTGCCTGACTATGGCCTGGCCTGGGCGCAGGCTCCCTTTGGATACGCCCTCAGTCTGGTAGTAG GTGGCCTGTTCTTTGCCAAGCCCATGCGCTCCAGGGGTTACGTCACCATGCTGGACCCGTTCCAGCAGATATATGGGAAGCGCATGGGGGGGCTGCTCTTCATTCCCGCGCTCATGGGGGAGATCTTCTGGTCTGCCGCCATCTTGTCAGCCCTGG GAGCTACTCTGAGTGTGATTGTGGACATTGACATCAACATGTCGGTGGTGATCTCAGCCCTGATAGCCATCTTCTACACCCTGGTGGGAGGCCTATACTCTGTGGCCTACACTGACGTGGTGCAGCTCTTCTGTATCTTCCTGGGACTG tggGTCAGTGTGCCGTTTGCCCTGTCCAACCCAGCGGTGTCAAGCATCAGTGTGACAGCTAAAGAGGCTGTGTACCAGACACCCTGGCTGGGTAAGATAGACTCAGCAGACACCTGGATGTGGATCGACAACTTCTGTCTTCTG ATGTTGGGGGGGATTCCGTGGCAGGTGTATTTTCAACGGgttctctctgcctcttcagctACGTACGCCCAGGTTCTGTCCTTCATCGCTGCCGCTGGTTGCCTGGTCATGGCTGTCCCCTCCGTCCTCATAGGAGCGATAGGGGCCtccacag ACTGGAACCAGACTACATACGGGGCAATTCCTCCCAAAGAGAAGGACCAATCAGATATGATCCTGCCCATCGTGCTGCAGCACCTGTGCCCACCCTGGATCTCCTTCTTCGGTCTGGGGGCGGTGtctgctgctgtgatgtcatcaGCGGACTCCTCCATCCTTTCAGCCAGTTCAATGTTCGCCAGAAACATCTACCAGCTGGCCTTCAGACAGtct GCGACAGACCGTGAGATTGTGTGGGTGATGCGTATCACCATCTTTGTGTTCGGAGCTCTGGCCACGGCCATGGCGTTGCTCACAGGGACAGTATACGGCCTGTGGTACCTGAGCTCCGACCTGGTCTATGTTATCATCTTCCCCCAGCTGCTCAGCGTGCTCTTCATCAAGGGAACCAACACGTACGGCTCGGTGGCCGGCTACGTCTTCGGGCTGCTGCTGCGTATCGGCGGAGGGGAGCCCTACCTCAAACTACCCCCCTTTATCTACTACCCCGGCTGGGTGCAACAGGAGAAGATCCACCACCTGACTGGAGACGTGGAGTACTTCATCCAGCAGCGCTTCCCCTTTAAAACGGTCTCCATGCTGGCCTCCTTCCTGGGTAACGTGGCCTTCTCCTACCTGCTCAAGTACCTGTTTGAGTCTGGGACTCTGTCTCATAAGTATGACTTCATGGATGCTGTGGTGTCCAAACACAGTAAGGAGATCATGGACAAGACCACGTTGGTCAGTAGTGACAACATCATCCTGTCAGAGATGGCGCCGGTCAAAACGCACCTCAGCACCTCACTGGCCGGGACGTTTACGAACACAGAGGCTCTCATTGACGACGAGGAGTCCAGCCCCGAGTCCTTAAACAACGACCAGGAGTAG